ACTGGGAGTGAAAGCGAACGTCGCCGATCTGCTGACACACGAATGTCCTGAACCTCCTGCCCCTAATCTATCAAACCCCCGAGTAAAAATGTCTAATCGTATGTGATTAAAAGTCTTTCAATAGAAAAAGATGCTAAAAATTGAACATGGATTTTCATCAAGTAAAAACTCCCACCCTGCGTGTGTCCTTTCACATGTTGAAACATAAGAACacgctgaataaaaaaaacctacTCCCCCCTCGTTGAGCTACGTTTTAATCtcattttaacacaaacactcattttTTTTGTCGCTTGGTTTAATTGTTGCCTCCGTCctaaaggtttttatttatcCCTGTTGATTTTGATTTTCATCCGCTTAGTTTTCAACCTGCCTGTTCCAGAgtatgcattgtgtgtgtgtgtgtgtgtgtgtgtgtgtgtgtgtgtgtgtgtgtgtgtgtgtgtgtgtgtgtgtgtgtgtgtgtgtgcgcgtgcatgcctgtgtgcatgcgtgtgtgtgtgtctctctctctctctctcccacgtTGAACATCTTTGCATCTGCAGGTTTACACGCTCCCTCTTTCTCAGGTTCATACAGTGAGATCATCTGACCTGGCCCTGCTGCTGGCTTTACTCAGCCGGCTCAGCGGTCTGGTGTCTTCTATCGTATCCGTGGTCTCCATCGCCGCCTCGGCCGGAGTCGCCCCCTCCCCGTCCGCCGCCCGCTCCACCTCCACATCCTCAtccgccacctcctccgccCTCTCGGCTTCCGCCTCCGCCGGCTGCGCCTCCGTGGCGCGCTCTTCGTGTAACGTCACCCCTCCCGTCTCGGTGGTTTGAGCGTAGGAGGGCAGAGTCTCGTCGTACACCTTAGAGATGTCCTCCATGGGCAGCGCCTCCTCGCCCTTCTCCTCCAGGCCCTGGAAGGGCGGGGCCCCCCTGCCAGCCTCCATGCCCACCTCGGCCAGCGGGTAGAGGTGACTCGCTGGGggcttctcttcctccagcagcttgtaGCCCTTGGCTCTCTGCAGAGAGGTCACAGCCAGGGGGGGCAGGCTCTTCCCCTGCGGGGGCAGGGGGGCCGAGCCCTCGCCCTGGGCCGGGCCCGGGCCCGGGGCCGGCTTTCGGAACACAAAGCGAATCTTCTTGAGGCCCAGGTGGCTGATCTCCACAAAGTTGAGGAAGAGGGAGACGCAGGCCACGGCCagcatgaagatgatgaagacggTCTTCTCTGTGGGGCGGGACACAAAGCAGTCCACTGTGTTGGGGCACGGCCAGCGGCTGCATTTGTACAGCGGCAGGATGCGAAAGCCATAAAGGAAGTACTGACCCACCACAAAACCCACCTCAAACAGAGTCTTGAAGATGATGTGGCAAATGTATGTCCGCAGCAGCGTGCCCTCCAGCCGGAACTTCTTGCTGCCCTTGGTGCTGGTCTCCTTGGTGGTGCGGACGCTGCCCTGGTCGGGCGCCAGCGGCAGGCGCTCCTCGCTCAGCTCCTGCTGGCGGCTCAGTTCCGCCTCCTCGCGCTCCTTGCGCTTCTCCTCCATGTGCACGTGGTGCACGGCGTGGCCCACGTACACCAGAGACGGCGTGGACACGAAGATGATCTGCAGCACCCACAGGCGGATGTGGGAGATGGGGAAGGCCTCGTCGTAGCACACGTTCTCGCAGCCGGGCTGCTGCGTGTTGCACACGTAGTCGGACTGCTCGTCGCCCCACACGAACTCCGCCGCCGTGCCCAAGATCAGGATGCGGAAGATGAAGAGCACCGTGAGCCACACCCGGCCGATCACCGTAGAGTGCTCGTTGACTTCCTCTAAAATATTACCCAGAAAGCTCCAGTCACCCATGATCGGTCCGTAGCACTGCAGGGACGAAGGGTGGGGTCGGCAGGTCGCGTGGGGGGAGGACAGAGAACGGTAAAAGTAAGAAATGTGAGAGAGGAAACGcaaataaaacttaaataactgctttctgctgcacatggttgttttaaaacacaagcaaaagtTCACATGCTTTAATAGTCGACGAATTTTGTAAAACTTtgagtaaataaattaaatctcTTAGCGAAGCAGCAACGCAGCTGCACCGTTAACTCTGTTCAACTCGTGGAGAAACGTGAAAAATCACCAGATCTGTCGCtttagcttttaaaaaaaacccacacgGCAACCGACCAACACCAACCTCGCTAAAGACTTATTACTTCGACGCTTCTCCGTTAGGCAAGAAAACCATGAATTGTAATGAAATGGGCAACTTGCCACAGCTGCGGCTCCAGCGAAGTTGAGTCCTGTCCCGTTCTCTTGGCACCCGGCGGGGGAAAGTGAACTTTTTTCTGCCCTCTTTCCCACCTAAAGCCCTGTTCTTGTCGCCCCACTGAGCAGATGTGAATGAATCGGCTCTGATGGTTGGTTTTTagtttgctgcaatatttaagcTTGGAGCCAGACGGCCTTTATTTGCCGGGGCGACGTGTGGTGACGCAGAAGACAATAGGATCAACAGAGCCAGCGCGGGGATGTATGGGAGCAGGCCTCAGGCTCTCACAGCAGCGTGGACGCCGTGCGGCCGGGGCACCGGGTCCACGGACAGCGGGCCGGCACCGGGCCGGCACCGGGCCGGCACCCTTCCAACGCATATACTGTTTATGGAGACACAGATGCAGTGGTGGACGAGAGGCAGCATCCTCCGGCTGCACCCGCGCTCATCTGCACAATGACAAACTATAGGATGAGGCAGGAGACGCTGGGCGTCGGTTACACTGTTAATAGAGGCCGTTAAACTGAAGTGAATGTGTACTGCTTCATTAGAATACACAAATAATGTATTTGGTGACCCGTCTTTACATTTTGTCCTCGTGTGACTGAGAAAATGAGGTGTTGACTCTATTGTGCCACGCATACAGCTGCACCGAGTCAGCATAGGCTTCATGAGGCCACATAATATGCATCTGGATGGAGAATCGTTAAAACGTTGCcgaa
This genomic interval from Betta splendens chromosome 21, fBetSpl5.4, whole genome shotgun sequence contains the following:
- the LOC114847178 gene encoding gap junction alpha-8 protein-like, which codes for MGDWSFLGNILEEVNEHSTVIGRVWLTVLFIFRILILGTAAEFVWGDEQSDYVCNTQQPGCENVCYDEAFPISHIRLWVLQIIFVSTPSLVYVGHAVHHVHMEEKRKEREEAELSRQQELSEERLPLAPDQGSVRTTKETSTKGSKKFRLEGTLLRTYICHIIFKTLFEVGFVVGQYFLYGFRILPLYKCSRWPCPNTVDCFVSRPTEKTVFIIFMLAVACVSLFLNFVEISHLGLKKIRFVFRKPAPGPGPAQGEGSAPLPPQGKSLPPLAVTSLQRAKGYKLLEEEKPPASHLYPLAEVGMEAGRGAPPFQGLEEKGEEALPMEDISKVYDETLPSYAQTTETGGVTLHEERATEAQPAEAEAERAEEVADEDVEVERAADGEGATPAEAAMETTDTIEDTRPLSRLSKASSRARSDDLTV